A single Syngnathoides biaculeatus isolate LvHL_M chromosome 18, ASM1980259v1, whole genome shotgun sequence DNA region contains:
- the pou4f4 gene encoding brain-specific homeobox/POU domain protein 3-like, whose protein sequence is MMSMNSKQPFSMHPILHEPKYTPLHSSSEAIRRACLPTPSLQGNIFAGFDETLLQRAEALAAVDIVTQKSHPFKPDATYHTMTTMTSMTCTPTSSSAHLHHPSVLTSHHHPAHHHQPAQGLEGDLLEHLTPGISLGGMAGSDVCSTASHMSAINHMQHHHHHHHHHAQSVNMHAHGLGSHGSLGGGASGVVVGGGGGGGGGGPAGGDAEPDPRELESFAERFKQRRIKLGVTQADVGAALANLKIPGVGCLSQSTICRFESLTLSHNNMVALKPILEAWLEEAERAQREKMAKPEIFNGGDKKRKRTSIAAPEKRSLEAYFAVQPRPSSEKIAAIAEKLDLKKNVVRVWFCNQRQKQKRMKFSATH, encoded by the exons ATGATGTCGATGAACAGCAAGCAGCCGTTCAGCATGCACCCCATCCTGCACGAGCCCAAGTACACGCCGCTGCACTCCAGCTCGGAGGCCATCCGCCGGGCCTGCCTCCCCACGCCGTCG CTCCAGGGCAACATCTTCGCCGGCTTCGACGAGACCCTCCTGCAGCGGGCCGAGGCGCTGGCGGCGGTGGACATCGTGACCCAGAAGAGCCACCCGTTCAAGCCGGACGCCACGTACCACACCATGACCACCATGACCAGCATGACGTGCACGCCCACGTCGTCGTCGGCGCACCTGCACCACCCGTCCGTGCTGACTTCGCACCACCACCCGGCGCACCACCACCAGCCGGCGCAGGGCCTGGAGGGCGACCTGCTGGAGCACCTGACGCCCGGCATCTCGCTGGGCGGCATGGCGGGTTCGGACGTGTGCTCCACGGCGTCGCACATGAGCGCCATCAACCACAtgcagcaccaccaccaccaccatcaccaccacgcGCAGTCGGTCAACATGCACGCGCACGGCCTGGGCTCGCACGGCTCCCTCGGGGGCGGCGCGTCGGGGGTGGtggtcggcggcggcggcggcggaggaggcgggggcCCGGCGGGCGGCGACGCCGAGCCCGACCCCCGGGAGCTGGAGTCGTTCGCGGAGCGCTTCAAGCAGCGGCGCATCAAGCTCGGCGTGACGCAGGCGGACGTGGGCGCGGCGTTGGCCAACCTCAAGATCCCCGGCGTGGGCTGCCTGAGCCAGAGCACCATCTGCAGGTTCGAGTCCCTGACGCTGTCGCACAACAACATGGTGGCGCTCAAGCCCATCCTGGAGGCCTGGCTGGAGGAGGCGGAGCGGGCGCAGCGGGAGAAGATGGCTAAGCCGGAGATCTTCAACGGCGGCGACAAGAAGCGCAAGCGCACGTCCATCGCGGCTCCGGAGAAGCGCTCGCTGGAGGCCTACTTCGCCGTGCAGCCGCGGCCTTCGTCCGAGAAGATCGCGGCCATCGCCGAGAAGCTGGACCTCAAAAAGAACGTGGTGCGGGTGTGGTTCTGCAACCAGAGGCAGAAACAGAAGCGCATGAAGTTCTCGGCCACGCACTAA